The following proteins come from a genomic window of Helicobacter canadensis MIT 98-5491:
- a CDS encoding extracellular solute-binding protein: MLFRIFLFLFLPLFGLNAKGENLNIYSWSEYFSQEILEEFEKETGIKVHLDTYTNNQEMYANVRLIYEHNYDLIMPSTYFILPLREKGLIQKIDKTKIPNFKNISQNFLGQFYDVYNQYSIPFLFRIMGLAYNEKTLNGIHIHSWRDLWRDEFKGKVAIIKDYQKMLQVSLVSLGYSRNTKEEEKITKAFEELLILAKNANFIDFSKINNEDLISFFDGNNAIATMWINDVKAIQKYNKNIHFIIPKEGGMIWMDSFALTANAKNIENAYKFINFTLRPDISVKIANNIKFNTTLKYDLIKQNLNLDNYQNIVFMSDDELNHFEFEVDIGQNLLIYIKYWDELKRIFN, from the coding sequence ATGTTGTTTAGAATATTTTTATTTCTATTTTTGCCTTTATTTGGCTTAAATGCAAAGGGTGAAAATTTAAATATTTATTCTTGGAGTGAGTATTTTTCACAAGAAATTTTAGAAGAGTTTGAAAAAGAAACTGGCATAAAAGTGCATTTGGATACTTATACAAATAATCAAGAAATGTATGCAAATGTAAGATTGATTTATGAGCACAATTATGATTTAATAATGCCTTCGACTTATTTTATTCTTCCTTTAAGAGAGAAAGGATTGATACAAAAAATTGATAAAACAAAAATACCAAATTTTAAAAATATTTCTCAAAATTTTTTAGGGCAATTTTATGATGTTTATAATCAATACAGCATACCCTTTTTATTTCGAATTATGGGTTTAGCCTATAATGAAAAGACTTTAAATGGGATACATATTCATTCTTGGAGAGATTTATGGAGAGATGAATTTAAGGGAAAAGTTGCCATTATTAAAGATTATCAAAAAATGCTTCAAGTAAGCTTGGTTTCCTTGGGGTATTCTAGGAACACTAAAGAGGAAGAAAAAATTACTAAAGCATTTGAAGAATTATTGATTCTAGCCAAGAATGCAAATTTTATAGATTTTAGTAAAATTAATAACGAAGACTTGATATCTTTTTTTGATGGAAATAATGCTATAGCTACAATGTGGATTAATGATGTTAAGGCAATTCAAAAATATAATAAAAATATACATTTTATTATTCCAAAAGAGGGTGGTATGATATGGATGGATTCATTTGCTCTCACTGCAAATGCTAAAAATATAGAGAATGCTTATAAGTTTATTAATTTTACATTGCGACCTGATATTAGTGTAAAAATAGCAAATAATATAAAATTTAACACAACATTAAAATATGATTTAATAAAACAAAATTTAAATTTAGATAATTACCAGAATATTGTTTTTATGTCAGATGATGAATTGAATCATTTTGAATTTGAAGTTGATATAGGGCAAAATCTTTTAATTTATATTAAGTATTGGGATGAGTTGAAGCGAATTTTTAATTAA